The Magnetococcales bacterium genome contains a region encoding:
- the lipB gene encoding lipoyl(octanoyl) transferase LipB, producing the protein MTQAALSFEIIRHHRIDYEAAWEMQQKRVGEVVAGRAGHTLYLLEHSPVYTLGRSGKVEEVLDDSTREKIPLVETDRGGRVTYHGPGQMIAYVVWDLRPHSRMVRKHVTRLEESILKTLSSLGITATREPDNPGVWVDRAKIAALGVRITRGVAYHGVALNRDPDLSHFDGIIPCGLQGRPVTSLAKLGVDITREELEERYLAAFREVFEG; encoded by the coding sequence GTGACCCAAGCAGCACTATCCTTCGAGATTATCCGCCACCACCGGATCGACTATGAAGCCGCTTGGGAGATGCAGCAGAAGCGGGTGGGGGAGGTGGTTGCCGGGAGGGCGGGGCATACCCTCTATCTGTTGGAACACTCGCCCGTCTATACCCTGGGGAGATCGGGGAAGGTGGAGGAGGTGTTGGATGATTCCACCCGGGAAAAAATCCCCCTGGTTGAAACCGATCGGGGGGGGCGTGTGACCTACCATGGGCCCGGGCAGATGATCGCCTATGTGGTGTGGGATTTGCGGCCCCACAGCCGTATGGTGCGAAAGCACGTCACCCGGCTGGAAGAGTCGATCCTGAAAACCCTCTCCAGCCTCGGAATCACAGCAACCAGAGAACCCGACAACCCCGGTGTGTGGGTGGACCGAGCCAAAATCGCGGCATTGGGGGTGCGCATCACCAGGGGAGTGGCCTATCATGGGGTAGCTCTCAACCGGGACCCGGATTTAAGCCACTTCGATGGCATCATTCCTTGCGGGCTCCAAGGCCGCCCGGTGACATCCCTGGCAAAGCTCGGGGTCGATATCACCCGGGAAGAGCTGGAAGAGCGCTATCTGGCGGCTTTTCGAGAGGTGTTTGAAGGGTAA
- a CDS encoding tetratricopeptide repeat protein gives MAETLHLTEEGEEIWTRFSTHMQFSGGFGLFVIFSSFPGLINLFRERLELQLQFQVNRLQPVRTEEPLDLPDHLLALIREEKPGLREMRAPLWVEFWERGDETDRDSWEKARVALLHRLNLQRDLLRSRLSRPFILVLPGDYRPHIREIAPDFWSVRTHNFILDSSLLSTTPPAQFFDVGSRDPGKEPTIFHPELAEAMLREWQRVKDRSGPGVIQAGFHAVDVTLEMGQGERGKEIAERVLELARAAAKTETPEALRDLSISLNKAGAIQEQLGELEGAEKAFGESLEISRRLLQSVGESPQALRDLAVSLEKVGDIRQALGQLEGAEEMFGRSLEVFGRLHTNLGDTPQALWGVATSNWKCADSAKSLGKTAAAREYFQESLQLWEKLAESYPQQAEHRKWAEEARKRLAELEEG, from the coding sequence GTGGCTGAGACCCTACACCTGACCGAGGAGGGGGAGGAGATCTGGACCCGTTTTTCCACCCATATGCAATTCTCTGGAGGGTTTGGTCTTTTCGTTATTTTTTCTTCTTTTCCCGGCTTGATCAATCTTTTTCGTGAGCGGCTGGAGTTGCAGCTTCAGTTTCAGGTAAACCGGCTGCAACCGGTGCGCACCGAAGAGCCCCTGGATCTGCCTGATCACCTCCTCGCCCTGATTCGGGAAGAAAAACCGGGGTTGCGGGAGATGCGCGCTCCTCTCTGGGTGGAGTTTTGGGAAAGGGGGGATGAAACCGACCGGGATAGCTGGGAAAAAGCCCGTGTGGCCCTTCTCCACCGCTTAAACCTCCAGCGGGATCTCCTGCGCAGCCGTCTCTCCCGTCCATTTATCCTGGTTCTTCCCGGTGATTACCGCCCCCACATCCGCGAAATAGCCCCGGACTTTTGGTCGGTCCGCACCCACAATTTTATCCTCGATTCCAGCCTCCTCTCCACCACGCCCCCAGCCCAATTTTTTGATGTGGGGAGTCGTGATCCTGGGAAGGAACCTACCATTTTCCATCCGGAACTGGCTGAAGCGATGCTCCGGGAGTGGCAGCGGGTGAAGGATCGCAGCGGTCCCGGGGTGATTCAGGCGGGTTTTCATGCGGTGGATGTCACTCTCGAAATGGGTCAAGGGGAAAGGGGGAAGGAGATTGCCGAAAGGGTTCTGGAGCTGGCCAGAGCTGCTGCGAAAACCGAAACCCCGGAAGCCTTGCGTGATCTGAGTATCTCCCTCAACAAGGCGGGGGCAATCCAGGAACAATTGGGAGAACTGGAAGGGGCGGAGAAAGCCTTTGGGGAGTCCTTGGAAATTAGCCGCCGCCTGCTTCAAAGCGTGGGTGAATCTCCACAGGCTTTGCGGGATCTGGCTGTTTCACTGGAAAAGGTGGGCGATATCCGCCAGGCTTTGGGGCAACTAGAGGGTGCTGAAGAGATGTTTGGCAGGTCGCTGGAAGTTTTTGGCCGACTACACACCAATTTAGGCGATACTCCGCAAGCCTTGTGGGGAGTGGCAACATCCAACTGGAAGTGTGCTGATTCTGCCAAATCATTGGGGAAAACAGCGGCTGCCAGAGAATATTTCCAGGAATCCCTGCAACTGTGGGAAAAATTGGCTGAAAGCTATCCGCAACAAGCGGAGCATCGGAAATGGGCTGAGGAGGCTCGCAAGCGACTGGCCGAACTGGAGGAAGGGTGA
- the lipA gene encoding lipoyl synthase, with the protein MVGVTGRKPRWLKVPLPASKEYLTMRGLLKKHQLNTVCSEATCPNIGACWQGGHAAFMILGSVCTRNCAFCDVTTGKPLPVDPDEPERLLRAVRILKLKHVVITSVDRDDLADGGAGQFVACLEKLATLEPAPSVEVLTPDFRGKAGALERVVAAAPTIFNHNVETVPRLYAHVRPAADYEYSLGVLKQAAELSDQVITKSGIMLGLGESREEVEGVLRDLREARVQSLTIGQYLAPSSSHHPVIRYWKPEEFEELGELARKMHFTQVESHPLARSSLKVEERGVRVEKSENGTIL; encoded by the coding sequence GTGGTTGGGGTCACCGGCAGAAAACCCCGCTGGCTCAAGGTTCCCCTTCCCGCCTCCAAAGAATATCTCACCATGCGGGGGCTGCTGAAAAAACATCAGCTCAATACGGTCTGTAGCGAAGCGACCTGCCCCAATATTGGTGCGTGCTGGCAGGGGGGGCATGCGGCTTTCATGATTTTGGGTTCAGTCTGCACCCGTAATTGCGCCTTTTGTGATGTCACCACCGGCAAGCCCCTACCCGTTGATCCGGATGAACCTGAGCGGCTTTTGCGGGCGGTTCGAATCCTGAAGCTGAAACATGTGGTGATCACTTCGGTGGATCGGGATGATCTGGCTGATGGGGGGGCGGGTCAATTTGTCGCGTGTCTGGAAAAACTGGCCACCCTTGAACCCGCCCCCAGCGTGGAGGTGCTGACCCCTGACTTTAGAGGTAAGGCGGGAGCGCTTGAGCGGGTGGTTGCGGCAGCACCGACGATTTTCAACCACAACGTCGAAACCGTTCCCCGGCTCTATGCCCATGTGCGTCCGGCAGCGGATTATGAATATTCATTGGGGGTGTTGAAGCAGGCGGCGGAGCTTTCCGATCAGGTTATCACCAAATCCGGCATCATGCTGGGGTTGGGGGAGAGTCGGGAGGAGGTGGAAGGGGTGTTGAGGGATTTGCGAGAGGCTCGTGTACAATCCCTCACCATCGGTCAATACTTGGCTCCCAGTTCCAGCCACCATCCGGTGATTCGCTACTGGAAGCCGGAAGAGTTTGAAGAGCTGGGAGAGCTGGCTCGGAAGATGCATTTCACCCAGGTGGAAAGCCACCCACTGGCCCGCTCTTCCCTCAAAGTGGAAGAGAGGGGTGTGAGGGTGGAAAAATCAGAAAATGGCACTATATTGTAG
- a CDS encoding bifunctional oligoribonuclease/PAP phosphatase NrnA: MGKGSAVESEIKNEKTLELYNLLKDRDGERHAVIIQDFPDPDAISCAFAYRLISDQFGIETDLLYGGRISHQENIALIHLLDINIVRWQRDDIPKDRYQGSVFVDNQGTTSNLTDAVERAEVPITVMVDHHVDQERLVPQFKDLRTTGSCAAIFADYLASGILTLRPGRSEHRRLATALMHGILSDTGSMIHAQALDFNSAAYLQPFSDNDLLVEILHQQRSHRVMEVIRTALKDRMVRDGFCLAGVGFLRSEERDAIPQAADFLLTEENVHTVVVYGIVSHERRGESIQGSLRTIKHTLGPDSFLKETLGKAEDGHFYGGGKAMAGGFEIPLGFLSGEDDPELAKVKWEAFNAKIRRKFFTRINPRER, translated from the coding sequence TTGGGAAAGGGATCGGCTGTGGAGAGTGAAATCAAGAACGAAAAGACCCTGGAGCTATACAACCTCCTCAAGGATCGGGATGGGGAGCGCCATGCTGTTATCATTCAGGATTTTCCTGATCCGGACGCCATCTCCTGCGCCTTTGCCTATCGCCTGATCAGCGATCAATTCGGCATTGAGACCGATCTGCTCTATGGTGGTCGCATCAGCCATCAGGAAAATATCGCCCTGATTCACCTGCTCGACATCAACATCGTTCGCTGGCAGCGAGATGATATTCCCAAAGATCGCTACCAGGGATCGGTGTTTGTGGATAACCAGGGCACCACCTCCAACCTGACCGATGCCGTGGAGCGGGCTGAGGTGCCGATTACGGTGATGGTGGATCATCACGTCGATCAGGAGCGCCTGGTTCCCCAGTTCAAGGATTTGCGCACCACCGGCTCCTGTGCGGCTATCTTTGCTGATTATCTCGCCAGCGGCATTCTCACCCTGCGCCCGGGTCGCTCTGAGCATCGGCGTCTGGCTACCGCTCTCATGCATGGCATTCTTTCCGATACCGGTTCCATGATCCACGCCCAGGCGTTGGATTTTAACTCGGCGGCTTATCTGCAGCCTTTTTCCGATAACGATCTTTTGGTGGAAATTCTCCACCAGCAGCGCAGCCATCGGGTGATGGAGGTGATTCGTACTGCCTTGAAGGATCGGATGGTGCGGGATGGTTTTTGTCTGGCTGGGGTGGGGTTTTTAAGATCCGAAGAGCGGGACGCCATTCCCCAGGCGGCAGATTTTTTGCTCACGGAGGAAAATGTCCACACGGTGGTGGTCTACGGCATCGTCAGCCACGAGCGCCGGGGGGAGTCGATTCAGGGCTCTCTCAGAACCATCAAGCACACCCTGGGGCCGGACTCCTTCCTCAAGGAGACCCTGGGCAAGGCTGAGGATGGGCATTTTTATGGGGGAGGGAAGGCGATGGCGGGGGGGTTTGAGATTCCCTTGGGCTTTCTCTCCGGGGAGGACGACCCGGAGCTGGCCAAGGTGAAGTGGGAAGCCTTTAACGCCAAAATCCGCCGAAAGTTTTTCACCCGCATCAATCCCCGGGAGCGGTGA